ATTAAGCAACAAGAACGCCAATTGAGAGAACAGTATGGTACCAAAGTAGATATATCAATAAAGAAATCGGTTGGTAAAATCTCATTTGAGTTTGATTCACAAGAAGATTTTCTAAGAATAATTGAACAATTAAATCGTAGGTATGGTAAATAGTTACACAATTTTATATAATAACTCTTTGTGCAAGTGTAAATAAATTGTAATCAGTGAACATTTGATTCTAGATATATTGAGACTTCCGTAGGTTGGAAGTATATAAAAATATGAATACAATATTGATATATCATATAGAAGGGAGTAACGCTTATCATGAATCAAGTCATGAATATTATTTCATCTCTATTTGAGCCATTAACAAAAATAGAAACATATGAAAATATTGCAACTAAAATCGCTATGATTGTTATTTATATTATCGTAGCCCTCATAGTTATTAAAATACTGAATAAAATGATTGAACAGGGATTTAAGATTCAAAATAAAAGTAAAAAGAGTAACAAAAAGCGCTCTAAAACTTTAATATCTCTTGTTCAAAATGTAGTGAAGTATATCGTTTGGTTTATAGTTATTACGACGATTTTAAGTAAATTTGGCATTAGTGTTGAAGGTGTTATTGCAAGTGCTGGTGTCGTAGGTTTAGCAGTAGGTTTTGGTGCGCAGACCATTGTTAAAGACGTTATCACTGGATTTTTCATTATATTTGAAAGTCAATTTGATGTAGGTGATTATGTTAAAATAAACAATGGTGGTACGACTGTGGCAGAGGGAACGGTTAAATCAATAGGACTTCGTTCAACACGAATCAATACAATTTCAGGAGAATTAACAATTTTACCAAATAGTAGTATGGGAGAAATAACGAACTACTCAATTACAAATGGTACAGCTATCGTTAAAATTCCAGTGTCTGTCGAAGAAAACATTGATAATGTTGATAAAAAACTAAACAAACTATTTACTTCTTTACGTAGTAAATATTACTTATTTGTTAGTGATCCAGTTGTTATTGGTATTGATGCTATTGAAGATACAAGAGTAATATTGAGAATATCTGCAGAAACAATTCCGGGTGAAGGATTTGCTGGAGCTCGAATTATTCGCAAAGAAGTGCAAAAAATGTTTTTACAAGAAGGTATTAAAACACCTCAACCAATTATGACTGCTTATAATCATAGTGAAAACGGTGTTTAGTAGTTTATAATACATGGAGGTCATATTTAATGGCGTCAAAATATGGAATAAATGATATAGTAGAAATGAAAAAACAACATGCGTGTGGAACAAACCGATTTAAGATTATTAGAATGGGTGCAGACATAAGAATTAAATGTGAAAATTGTCAAAGAAGTATTATGATTCCACGTCAAACGTTTGATAAAAAACTTAAAAAAATCATCGAATCTCATGATGATACACGAAGATAGGAGAATGATTAATGGCTTTAACAGCAGGTATCGTTGGATTGCCAAACGTTGGTAAATCAACATTATTTAATGCAATAACAAAAGCAGGTGCTTTAGCAGCGAACTATCCATTCGCTACGATTGATCCTAATGTAGGGATTGTAGAAGTGCCAGATGCTAGATTACTTAAATTAGAAGAAATGGTTCAACCTAAAAAGACATTGCCGACTACATTTGAATTTACAGATATCGCTGGTATTATGAAAGGTGCTTCAAAGGGAGAAGGATTAGGTAATAAATTCTTATCACATATTAGAGAAGTAGATGCAATTTGTCAGGTTGTTCGTGCTTTTGACGATGATAACGTAACTCATGTTGCTGGTCGAGTAGACCCTATTGATGATATTGAAGTTATTAATATGGAATTAGTACTTGCGGACTTAGAATCTGTTGAGAAACGATTGCCTAGAATTGAAAAATTAGCACGTCAAAAAGATAAAACTGCTGAGATGGAAGTGCGCATTTTAAATACTATTAAAGAAGCTTTAGAAAATGGTAAACCTGCCCGCAGTATTGACTTTAATGAAGAAGATCAAAAATGGGTTAATCAAGCGCAACTATTGACTTCTAAAAAAATGCTTTATATCGCTAATGTTGGTGAAGATGAGATTGGTGATGACGATAATGACAAAGTAAAAGCAATTCGCGAATATGCAGCACAAGAAGATTCAGAAGTAATTGTTATTAGTGCGAAAATTGAAGAAGAAATTGCAACATTAGATGACGAAGATAAAGAAATGTTCTTAGAAGATTTAGGTATTGAAGAGCCAGGATTAGATCGATTAATTAGAACAACTTATGAATTATTAGGATTATCAACATACTTTACTGCTGGTGTGCAAGAAGTTCGTGCTTGGACATTTAAACAAGGTATGACTGCACCACAATGTGCTGGTATCATTCATACTGATTTCGAACGTGGATTTATTCGTGCAGAAGTAACAAGCTATGATGATTATGTACAATATGGCGGCGAAAGTGGTGCTAAAGAAGCGGGTAGACAACGATTAGAAGGTAAAGAATACATTATGCAAGATGGCGATATCGTTCATTTCAGATTTAATGTATAAACGATACAGTGAAGTTAATTGAATAGTATATATGTAGAAGAGGCGGAATCAATTGTTCGCCTCTTTTAATTATGATTATAATTTATTAAAAGAATGGAATAATTTTACTAGCGTTAATAATATCTGGAGTGCTGAAAAATTGTTTGCCTTCACCAGTATAAGCCGGTTCTAAAACAAGATTAGCCTTTGCACAATAAAGCCATTCAGGATGAATACCACTATTAAGTATCTCTTGGAATTCTTGAAAATCTTTAGACCAATCAATATTTAAATTCATTCATTACCACCTCATAATCATTATAGAACATGTGTTCGATTTTGTGAAGTGTATTTTAAAAAATATAATAGAAAATTTCAAATGTATTTATGTCAGAAATGATATGAAGAGTAGTTTGAATTATTATTGTAAAAAGTAATGGCGCATGATATAATTCTTTATTGTGAGTAATGAAAATTATTCCTTGCTTATCTATTTTAAGATTGATAAGCCGTATAGACCACAAGGAGGTGCAAATATAAAATGAGAACATATGAAGTTATGTACATCGTACGCCCAAACATTGAGGAAGATGCTAAAAAAGCGTTAGTTGAACGTTTCAACGGTATCTTAGCTACTGAAGGTGCAGAAGTTTTAGAAGCAAAAGACTGGGGTAAACGTCGCCTAGCTTACGAAATCAATGATTTCAAAGATGGCTTCTACAACATCGTACGTGTTAAATCTGATAACAACAAAGCTACTGACGAATTCCAACGTCTAGCTAAAATCAGTGACGATATCATTCGTTACATGGTTATTCGTGAAGACGAAGACAAGTAATAATTAGAGGGGGCGTTTAAATGCTAAATAGAGTTGTATTAGTAGGTCGTTTAACGAAAGATCCGGAATACAGAACCACTCCCTCAGGTGTGAGTGTAGCGACATTCACTCTTGCAGTAAATCGTACGTTCACGAATGCTCAAGGGGAGCGCGAAGCAGATTTTATTAACTGTGTTGTTTTTAGAAGACAAGCAGATAATGTAAATAACTATTTATCTAAAGGTAGTTTAGCTGGTGTAGATGGTCGCTTACAATCCCGTAATTATGAAAATCAAGAAGGTCGTCGTGTGTTTGTTACTGAAGTTGTGTGTGATAGCGTTCAATTCCTTGAACCTAAAAATGCGCAACAAAATGGTGGCCAACGTCAACAAAATGAATTCCAAGATTACGGTCAAGGATTCGGTGGTCAACAATCAGGACAAAACAATTCGTACAATAATTCATCAAACGCGAAACAATCTGATAATCCATTTGCAAATGCAAACGGACCGATTGACATAAGTGATGATGACTTACCATTCTAATAAAAATTAACGAAATTAAAGCGAAAAAATTATCAAAGGAGGCACACAATCATGGCAGGTGGACCAAGAAGAGGCGGACGTCGTCGTAAAAAAGTATGCTATTTCACAGCAAATGGTATTACACATATCGACTACAAAGACACTGAATTATTAAAACGTTTTATCTCAGAACGCGGTAAAATTTTACCACGTCGTGTAACTGGTACTTCAGCTAAATATCAACGTATGTTGACTACAGCTATCAAACGTTCTCGTCATATGGCATTATTACCATATGTTAAAGAAGAACAATAATATATAGTTTATTGTAAAACCTCGTAAGTATAGACTTGCGGGGTTGTTTTTGTGTGCTTTTATTTGGAAAATTCGCAAAAAATTCGCAGAGTGTGGAAGTTTAGGCATAAAAAAGTAACTGCAGTAACATTTTAACCTAAAAGCTATTGTGGAATGTGTATATAATTTGTCGTTTATTATCTACTTAATATATACATGTCAAGAAAAACTATTTATATATTGATATAATCCAGTATTTTAGGGTATAATATTAATGACTCATCTGCCCAGTGTAGAAGGAGCACGACTTCCTTACGATCTAAGGAAGCTTTTTTTATGTCTTTTTGTTTGTTTGTTTTATTGCTTTTTTGTAATTACTCTCTAGTCGTTTTATTTCGCTTATTAAAACTAAAGGATAGCCAGTAATAAATCTATATGAATGTAAAGCACTATTTTTATAATATTCTTGTAAAATAATGTGATAATGAAAATTGGAATATGAGTAC
This is a stretch of genomic DNA from Staphylococcus roterodami. It encodes these proteins:
- a CDS encoding mechanosensitive ion channel family protein, whose protein sequence is MNQVMNIISSLFEPLTKIETYENIATKIAMIVIYIIVALIVIKILNKMIEQGFKIQNKSKKSNKKRSKTLISLVQNVVKYIVWFIVITTILSKFGISVEGVIASAGVVGLAVGFGAQTIVKDVITGFFIIFESQFDVGDYVKINNGGTTVAEGTVKSIGLRSTRINTISGELTILPNSSMGEITNYSITNGTAIVKIPVSVEENIDNVDKKLNKLFTSLRSKYYLFVSDPVVIGIDAIEDTRVILRISAETIPGEGFAGARIIRKEVQKMFLQEGIKTPQPIMTAYNHSENGV
- a CDS encoding DUF951 domain-containing protein; the protein is MASKYGINDIVEMKKQHACGTNRFKIIRMGADIRIKCENCQRSIMIPRQTFDKKLKKIIESHDDTRR
- the ychF gene encoding redox-regulated ATPase YchF produces the protein MALTAGIVGLPNVGKSTLFNAITKAGALAANYPFATIDPNVGIVEVPDARLLKLEEMVQPKKTLPTTFEFTDIAGIMKGASKGEGLGNKFLSHIREVDAICQVVRAFDDDNVTHVAGRVDPIDDIEVINMELVLADLESVEKRLPRIEKLARQKDKTAEMEVRILNTIKEALENGKPARSIDFNEEDQKWVNQAQLLTSKKMLYIANVGEDEIGDDDNDKVKAIREYAAQEDSEVIVISAKIEEEIATLDDEDKEMFLEDLGIEEPGLDRLIRTTYELLGLSTYFTAGVQEVRAWTFKQGMTAPQCAGIIHTDFERGFIRAEVTSYDDYVQYGGESGAKEAGRQRLEGKEYIMQDGDIVHFRFNV
- the rpsF gene encoding 30S ribosomal protein S6 yields the protein MRTYEVMYIVRPNIEEDAKKALVERFNGILATEGAEVLEAKDWGKRRLAYEINDFKDGFYNIVRVKSDNNKATDEFQRLAKISDDIIRYMVIREDEDK
- the ssb gene encoding single-stranded DNA-binding protein, giving the protein MLNRVVLVGRLTKDPEYRTTPSGVSVATFTLAVNRTFTNAQGEREADFINCVVFRRQADNVNNYLSKGSLAGVDGRLQSRNYENQEGRRVFVTEVVCDSVQFLEPKNAQQNGGQRQQNEFQDYGQGFGGQQSGQNNSYNNSSNAKQSDNPFANANGPIDISDDDLPF
- the rpsR gene encoding 30S ribosomal protein S18, whose product is MAGGPRRGGRRRKKVCYFTANGITHIDYKDTELLKRFISERGKILPRRVTGTSAKYQRMLTTAIKRSRHMALLPYVKEEQ